One window of Candidatus Delongbacteria bacterium genomic DNA carries:
- a CDS encoding YafY family transcriptional regulator: protein MKSDRLLGIVLTLATKNRITAKELADYYDVNIRTIQRDIDAISASGIPVFSERGKDGGYFIDKNYKIDKSFFTDEEADLIMKLLSGVSSGLDSVKLKNTISKISTVKKDSCFQNDKIEFDFSQWGFSKKLKDRISTISDCIDQSNKIAIVYNSSDFDKTERIIEPHKLVNKSGVWYLYAYCSLRSDFRLFRINRIAEIKVLKERFCRREFSKLDFDKEWSEKNSEEFTLSFRGDGIKKAKLYFDDSEFEQANDNTVILRIRLPLNRWIYDFFLGFGDSLTLLNPDYAREKMKDILKNTLSNYDL from the coding sequence ATGAAAAGTGATAGGCTTTTAGGTATTGTACTTACTCTTGCAACGAAAAACAGAATAACAGCCAAAGAACTTGCCGATTATTACGATGTTAACATCCGTACCATTCAACGTGATATAGATGCAATAAGTGCTTCCGGAATACCAGTTTTTTCTGAAAGAGGTAAGGATGGTGGTTATTTTATTGATAAAAATTACAAAATTGACAAAAGTTTTTTTACAGACGAAGAAGCAGACCTTATAATGAAACTTTTGTCTGGAGTTTCATCTGGATTAGACAGTGTGAAGTTAAAAAACACCATATCTAAAATTTCCACAGTAAAGAAAGATTCATGTTTTCAAAATGATAAGATTGAATTTGATTTTTCCCAATGGGGGTTTTCTAAAAAGTTAAAGGACAGAATATCAACTATATCTGATTGTATTGATCAAAGCAATAAAATAGCTATAGTGTATAATTCAAGTGATTTTGACAAAACTGAAAGAATAATTGAACCTCATAAACTTGTTAATAAATCCGGTGTATGGTATCTATACGCATATTGTTCTCTAAGATCGGATTTTAGATTGTTTAGGATCAATAGAATTGCTGAAATTAAAGTTTTAAAAGAACGATTTTGCAGACGAGAATTTTCTAAATTGGATTTTGACAAAGAATGGAGCGAGAAAAATTCTGAAGAGTTTACTCTCAGTTTTCGAGGAGATGGAATAAAGAAAGCTAAGTTATATTTCGATGATAGTGAGTTTGAACAGGCAAATGATAATACTGTAATCTTACGAATTAGGCTCCCACTAAATCGCTGGATTTATGATTTTTTCTTAGGTTTTGGGGATAGCCTGACATTACTTAATCCTGATTATGCCAGAGAAAAGATGAAGGATATTCTTAAAAACACATTATCAAATTATGATTTATAA
- a CDS encoding MATE family efflux transporter, with protein sequence MTSNLKNLSKLAYPVVLGQIANMILHFVDRYFIAMLGVDEAAGSSLSGGLIWVLMSFTMLISGGTVAYISRRVGEKDFVKAGIGAEQSVLLSVFLGIFLGLVSFIFSEQLIGFYNATPTVTEIGIVYFDVLAIGFPFLISGMVLASVFQAAGDTKTPMFIFAGMSVMNLILDPAFIFGFHLIPPMGVKGAAIASVLSEACAFIAILYMMIKSTKFKIQFKNFFIIHREIAFRILRIGFWTGLNGFSRPLSAIFLQKALAYHGTKAIAAFSFGIQWISLYFVVMEGVRVAVATLVGQNLGDKNYPEVHNSVKSGLKLGVLIVILSLIVGIPLKETAISIFSKDPEIIKMGSSYLFIVIISLIFEVPMTVYAAALNGAGDTKPPMIIAFISNWLGKISIAYIFTYIFNFGVDCVWWAISASIVIEGVGMWIWFKRGTWMRRVV encoded by the coding sequence GTGACTAGTAATCTCAAGAATCTATCAAAATTAGCATATCCTGTTGTCTTAGGTCAAATTGCTAACATGATTCTTCATTTCGTTGATAGATATTTTATAGCTATGCTCGGTGTAGATGAAGCAGCTGGTTCTAGTCTTTCCGGTGGTCTGATATGGGTTCTTATGAGTTTTACAATGCTTATTTCAGGTGGTACAGTAGCATATATTTCTAGAAGAGTAGGCGAAAAAGATTTTGTTAAGGCTGGAATTGGTGCAGAACAATCGGTTTTACTTTCAGTTTTTCTAGGAATCTTCTTAGGTTTAGTCTCTTTTATTTTCTCCGAACAACTAATTGGCTTTTATAATGCAACTCCTACTGTTACAGAAATAGGTATCGTATATTTCGATGTATTAGCTATTGGATTCCCTTTCTTAATTTCAGGAATGGTATTGGCTTCGGTTTTTCAGGCAGCAGGTGACACAAAAACACCAATGTTCATTTTTGCTGGTATGAGTGTAATGAATTTAATTCTCGATCCTGCATTTATTTTCGGCTTCCATTTAATTCCTCCTATGGGTGTGAAAGGAGCTGCTATAGCTTCAGTACTTTCGGAAGCTTGTGCCTTCATAGCTATTTTATACATGATGATAAAATCTACAAAATTTAAAATTCAATTTAAAAATTTCTTTATAATTCATCGTGAAATTGCCTTTCGTATTTTAAGAATTGGCTTTTGGACTGGTCTTAATGGTTTTTCTAGACCACTTTCCGCTATATTTCTTCAAAAGGCCCTAGCCTATCACGGTACAAAAGCTATCGCAGCTTTCAGTTTTGGTATACAATGGATCTCTTTATACTTTGTTGTAATGGAAGGTGTAAGAGTAGCAGTTGCAACCCTAGTAGGTCAAAATCTTGGTGACAAAAATTATCCAGAGGTACATAATAGTGTCAAATCCGGATTAAAACTTGGAGTTTTAATAGTTATTTTATCTTTAATAGTAGGAATTCCTCTTAAAGAAACGGCAATTTCAATTTTTTCAAAAGATCCTGAAATAATTAAAATGGGATCATCATACCTTTTCATTGTAATCATTTCTTTAATTTTTGAAGTTCCTATGACTGTTTACGCTGCAGCCTTAAACGGTGCTGGAGATACCAAGCCGCCAATGATCATTGCTTTCATATCTAATTGGTTGGGAAAAATTAGCATAGCTTACATTTTCACTTATATCTTCAATTTCGGTGTAGATTGCGTATGGTGGGCTATTTCTGCTTCAATTGTAATTGAGGGAGTTGGAATGTGGATCTGGTTCAAACGAGGTACATGGATGAGAAGAGTTGTTTAG
- a CDS encoding acyl-CoA carboxylase subunit beta yields MEDEMFEKISAFLEKVGVLSKGGGEDKIQQRKQKGLLTARERIDTLLDKGTFNELDLFVEHQGRDFGLDKQKLAADGVITGFGKVHGRDVCVYAQDFTVQGGSLGKMHAAKITKVMDLASKMGVPVVGINDSGGARIQEGVDSLAGYGEIFYRNTINSGKIPQISVIMGPCAGGAVYSPAITDFVFMVDKKSQMFITGPKVIESVLNEKIAPEELGGALVHNKKTGNAHFFTKNEQETFEQIRKLLQFLPSAWDKEIPKSEPKPPKANYEITRIVPEDTRKAYDVKDLIKAIVDNSDFMEVQELFAQNVVVGFARLNGKSIGIVANQPKYLAGVLDVDSSDKAARFVRFCDAFNVPLLTLVDLPGYLPGVDQEHNGVIRHGAKLLYAFSEASVPKVTLIVRKAYGGGYIAMSSKHLNTDFVYAWPTAEVAVMGPEGACNIIFAKEILESENPELTRQQKVAEYKEKFSNPYKPASKGYVDAVIHPNDTRKTLISAFEIAKDKKPYYKEHKHGCIPL; encoded by the coding sequence ATGGAGGACGAGATGTTTGAAAAAATTTCTGCATTCCTTGAGAAAGTGGGAGTTCTTTCCAAAGGTGGCGGAGAGGATAAGATTCAACAACGAAAACAAAAAGGATTATTAACTGCCCGTGAAAGAATAGATACATTACTTGATAAAGGTACCTTCAATGAGTTAGACCTTTTTGTTGAGCATCAAGGTCGTGATTTTGGTCTTGACAAACAAAAGCTTGCTGCTGATGGTGTTATTACTGGATTTGGTAAAGTTCATGGTCGTGACGTTTGTGTTTACGCTCAAGATTTTACAGTTCAAGGTGGATCCCTTGGTAAAATGCATGCTGCGAAAATTACAAAAGTTATGGATTTGGCATCAAAAATGGGAGTCCCTGTAGTTGGAATCAATGACTCTGGTGGAGCTAGAATCCAAGAAGGTGTGGATTCTCTTGCTGGATATGGAGAAATTTTTTATAGAAACACTATTAACAGTGGTAAAATTCCTCAAATTTCTGTAATTATGGGTCCTTGTGCTGGTGGAGCTGTATACTCACCGGCTATAACTGATTTTGTATTCATGGTTGATAAAAAATCACAAATGTTTATTACAGGACCAAAGGTTATCGAATCTGTTCTAAACGAGAAAATTGCACCTGAAGAGCTTGGGGGTGCTTTGGTTCACAATAAAAAAACAGGTAATGCACATTTTTTTACTAAAAATGAACAGGAAACCTTTGAGCAAATCAGAAAATTACTACAATTTTTGCCTTCAGCATGGGATAAAGAAATTCCTAAATCTGAACCAAAACCTCCAAAAGCAAATTATGAAATAACAAGAATTGTACCTGAAGATACAAGAAAAGCTTATGACGTAAAAGATCTTATCAAAGCTATTGTTGATAATTCAGACTTTATGGAAGTTCAAGAACTTTTTGCTCAGAATGTTGTGGTAGGATTTGCCAGACTTAATGGTAAAAGTATAGGAATTGTGGCGAATCAACCAAAATATTTAGCTGGTGTACTTGATGTAGATTCTTCCGATAAAGCAGCTAGATTTGTAAGATTTTGTGATGCCTTCAATGTACCACTTCTTACTCTAGTAGATCTACCGGGATATCTTCCAGGTGTTGACCAAGAACATAATGGTGTAATCCGACATGGTGCAAAACTACTTTATGCCTTCTCTGAAGCTTCTGTACCTAAAGTAACTTTAATTGTCCGTAAGGCATACGGAGGTGGATATATTGCGATGTCATCAAAACACTTAAATACCGATTTTGTTTACGCATGGCCAACAGCAGAAGTTGCTGTAATGGGTCCTGAAGGAGCTTGCAATATTATTTTTGCAAAAGAGATTTTGGAATCAGAAAATCCTGAACTTACCAGACAACAGAAGGTTGCTGAGTATAAAGAGAAGTTTTCAAATCCATATAAGCCAGCTTCAAAAGGTTATGTTGATGCTGTAATTCACCCAAATGACACTCGTAAAACTCTCATAAGTGCATTTGAGATTGCAAAAGATAAAAAGCCTTACTACAAAGAACATAAACACGGCTGTATCCCTCTATAG
- the prfA gene encoding peptide chain release factor 1: MIEKLENILEKFNDLTESLSDPDVISDMTKFRAIGKERSQLEPIVEKFSEYKKVVSDLEGAKEVLSLEEDPEMKEMAKMEIDDLEEKSKVLYEDLKFLLIPKDPNDSRDCYLEIRAGTGGEEAGLFAQDLLRMYQKYAESQRWSFEIADLNETGIGGIKEVVVEIKGEEVYGKMKFESGVHRVQRVPQTETQGRVHTSAATVAVMPEFEAEEIKIDPKDLKIDTYRSSGAGGQHVNKTDSAIRITHLPTNTVVTCQNERSQHKNKDSAMKMLASRLQEVEDERARANESSTRKSLVGTGDRSAKIRTYNYPQGRMTDHRIGLTLYKLDQIMNGDIGEIVEALILADRTERLQQTQNEEM, translated from the coding sequence ATGATTGAAAAGCTGGAGAATATACTTGAAAAGTTCAATGATCTTACTGAGAGTCTTTCAGATCCAGATGTAATTTCTGATATGACAAAATTCAGAGCGATTGGTAAGGAGCGTTCACAACTTGAGCCAATAGTTGAAAAATTTTCTGAGTATAAAAAGGTTGTTAGTGACTTAGAAGGGGCTAAAGAGGTTTTAAGCCTTGAAGAGGATCCTGAAATGAAAGAAATGGCTAAGATGGAAATTGATGATTTGGAAGAAAAATCAAAAGTTCTTTATGAAGATCTTAAATTTCTGTTGATACCAAAAGATCCCAACGATTCTAGAGATTGTTATCTAGAAATTCGTGCTGGAACCGGTGGTGAAGAAGCTGGCTTATTTGCACAAGATCTTCTAAGAATGTACCAGAAATATGCCGAATCTCAAAGATGGTCGTTTGAAATTGCTGACCTAAACGAAACGGGAATTGGTGGTATAAAGGAAGTTGTTGTTGAGATAAAAGGTGAAGAAGTATACGGTAAAATGAAATTCGAATCTGGCGTTCATAGGGTTCAAAGAGTTCCTCAAACTGAAACTCAAGGAAGAGTTCATACAAGTGCTGCAACTGTGGCTGTTATGCCTGAGTTTGAAGCTGAAGAGATTAAGATTGACCCAAAAGATCTTAAGATAGATACTTATCGTTCTTCTGGAGCTGGTGGTCAGCACGTTAATAAAACTGACTCAGCTATAAGAATAACTCACCTTCCAACCAATACAGTAGTAACTTGTCAAAATGAAAGATCTCAGCATAAAAACAAAGACAGTGCTATGAAAATGTTAGCTTCAAGACTACAAGAGGTTGAAGATGAAAGAGCAAGAGCTAATGAGTCTTCAACAAGAAAATCACTTGTTGGTACAGGAGACAGGTCTGCAAAGATCAGAACTTATAATTACCCTCAGGGTAGAATGACTGATCACAGAATTGGACTTACTTTGTATAAACTTGACCAAATCATGAATGGAGATATTGGTGAAATTGTCGAAGCTTTGATTCTTGCCGATAGAACAGAGAGATTACAACAAACTCAAAATGAAGAGATGTAA
- a CDS encoding acetyl-CoA carboxylase biotin carboxyl carrier protein subunit has protein sequence MTQTGIIQIDTNGAKYETEFTDNYLENIKYKLPEQGQLKAVIPGLITDIKVSSGSKLKKGKTILVLEAMKMLNDIFIDFDIIVKDISVSVGDIVVKNQLLITYERAE, from the coding sequence ATGACACAAACAGGAATCATTCAAATAGATACAAACGGTGCTAAGTATGAAACTGAGTTCACTGATAATTATCTTGAGAATATTAAATATAAATTACCTGAGCAAGGTCAGCTTAAAGCTGTCATCCCAGGTCTTATTACTGATATCAAAGTGTCTTCTGGCTCTAAATTAAAAAAGGGGAAAACAATTCTTGTTTTAGAAGCTATGAAAATGCTCAATGACATATTTATTGACTTTGATATAATTGTGAAAGATATTTCGGTTTCTGTTGGTGATATTGTTGTTAAAAATCAACTTTTAATCACCTATGAACGAGCCGAATAA
- a CDS encoding zinc ribbon domain-containing protein, giving the protein MNLCQSCGMPMENENLFGTLEDGTKTNEFCTYCYQNGKYTIPEITMDSMINICVQYMKEEGMNEQEAREILNQTLPNLKRWK; this is encoded by the coding sequence ATGAATCTATGTCAAAGCTGTGGGATGCCAATGGAGAATGAAAATCTATTTGGAACATTGGAAGATGGCACAAAAACAAATGAGTTTTGTACTTATTGTTATCAGAATGGTAAGTATACTATTCCTGAAATTACAATGGATAGTATGATTAATATTTGTGTACAGTATATGAAAGAAGAGGGTATGAACGAACAAGAAGCGAGGGAAATTCTGAATCAAACTTTGCCAAATTTGAAGAGGTGGAAATAG
- the rpoN gene encoding RNA polymerase factor sigma-54, translated as MLKTGLSTSLKLETRIDPALILRSELLELPLLQLDNRIQLELSVNPFLVTDLEFDEGLEISTTETKNEEKTDDFDWEEYVKDFSNYEDNYPTMYDKDKDEIEFQPPVETTLEDSLILQLSDGNFNELEQEIAKEIIGNIDNDGYLACPLYDISRNFDGIDEETVENVLKKVQLLDPVGIASRDVRECLLTQLLNQELYMEDSLIVLRDYYNDFVNKRYEKIMKRTGIDRDQMQEVIEEITSLNPKPGSSRKIDQWEKTHQSVDKKDSITPDFFVREIDGEITILLNDSFVPNLAINQQYSNLILSNTTEKTTKDFVKRKLESARWFINAIAQRKNTLRKVMLSIVKFQEDFFRKGPEQIKPLILKDVAEDIEMDVATVSRCTKEKYVDTEYGIFELKYFFTDKLATVDGDDVSTTVVKERIRAIIDKEDKKNPFSDQTISELLREEGHTAARRTVQKYREQMAIPVARLRKDIF; from the coding sequence ATGTTGAAAACCGGATTGAGCACATCACTTAAACTAGAAACTAGAATAGATCCGGCATTAATTTTGAGATCAGAATTACTTGAGCTCCCCTTACTTCAATTAGACAATAGAATTCAATTAGAATTATCAGTCAATCCTTTTTTAGTCACAGATTTAGAATTTGATGAAGGTCTCGAAATATCCACTACTGAAACTAAAAACGAAGAGAAGACAGATGATTTTGACTGGGAAGAATATGTAAAAGACTTTTCAAATTATGAAGACAATTATCCAACAATGTACGATAAAGATAAAGATGAGATTGAGTTCCAACCTCCAGTAGAAACAACTCTTGAAGATTCTCTTATACTTCAACTTAGTGATGGTAATTTTAACGAATTAGAACAAGAAATTGCTAAGGAGATTATTGGAAACATTGATAATGATGGGTATTTAGCTTGTCCTCTGTATGATATATCAAGGAATTTTGATGGAATTGACGAAGAAACAGTGGAGAATGTTCTAAAAAAAGTTCAATTGTTAGATCCCGTAGGAATAGCCTCAAGAGACGTGAGAGAGTGCCTATTGACCCAATTATTGAATCAAGAACTCTATATGGAAGATTCTTTAATTGTGCTAAGAGATTACTATAATGATTTTGTCAATAAACGCTATGAAAAAATTATGAAACGCACTGGAATCGATAGAGATCAGATGCAAGAGGTAATAGAAGAGATTACTTCTTTAAATCCCAAGCCAGGGTCTTCCAGAAAAATCGATCAATGGGAAAAAACACACCAGAGTGTCGATAAGAAAGATTCCATAACTCCTGATTTCTTTGTTAGAGAAATTGATGGAGAAATCACAATTTTACTCAATGACTCATTTGTTCCAAATCTTGCCATTAATCAACAATACAGCAATTTAATTCTTTCAAATACAACTGAAAAAACTACTAAAGACTTTGTGAAACGTAAGCTTGAATCTGCCAGATGGTTCATTAACGCAATTGCTCAAAGAAAAAACACTTTGAGAAAGGTAATGCTTTCAATAGTTAAGTTTCAGGAAGATTTCTTTAGAAAAGGACCTGAACAGATCAAACCTCTCATATTAAAAGATGTTGCAGAAGATATTGAAATGGATGTAGCTACCGTTTCAAGATGTACAAAAGAAAAGTATGTTGATACTGAATATGGAATTTTTGAATTGAAGTATTTTTTTACGGATAAGCTTGCGACTGTGGACGGAGATGATGTTTCAACAACAGTTGTAAAGGAGAGGATTAGAGCTATCATAGATAAAGAGGATAAGAAAAATCCTTTTTCAGATCAAACTATATCAGAACTCCTAAGAGAAGAGGGTCATACGGCTGCAAGAAGAACAGTTCAAAAATATAGGGAACAAATGGCAATTCCTGTTGCAAGACTTAGAAAAGATATTTTCTAG
- a CDS encoding amidohydrolase family protein, producing MEEYLIVNANVLTFGFKNRYIADAAIHIGRGVILDFGTRKEMEIKHPTLEKLDMGGKVVMPGFVDLHNHLYSGFFQNMPIELGSVKNYNEFMNKFWWKLTDKLSSDGIFYSAVKGIIKAIKSGTTTIFNLHSSPNCIDDSLNDVADAFLDTGMRGVIAYEISNRKGEKDAEKMFEVNANFVTQNASNSLINGMIGLYNVNEVSDALLTKISNFGKKTGCGLMLHLSETGTEDDYSIAKFKKYTIDRLNDHGLLNAKTLLVGANNLDEYEADVLVRTEANVVLTPSSSLYKSFEFPPIDLYVDKNIPLSFGTDGIFHSISGEADFANRLFKQHLNTFDRGNKEVSNILMNTNYKIANKFVSRVIGEIKPGAAADLIAVDYHPEIEINDENLYTHLMFGILQSRIDTTIVDGKVLMKDYKLVELDIDDILEHCKTFANDFNR from the coding sequence GTGGAAGAATATCTAATAGTAAATGCAAACGTTCTTACTTTTGGTTTTAAGAATAGATATATAGCCGATGCAGCAATACACATCGGCAGAGGTGTTATTCTAGATTTTGGAACACGTAAAGAGATGGAAATTAAACATCCCACTCTAGAAAAACTAGATATGGGCGGAAAGGTTGTAATGCCGGGTTTCGTAGATCTTCATAATCATCTTTACAGTGGTTTTTTTCAAAATATGCCAATTGAACTTGGTTCTGTAAAAAATTACAATGAATTTATGAATAAATTCTGGTGGAAATTGACTGACAAATTATCATCTGACGGAATTTTTTATTCAGCAGTTAAGGGTATTATTAAAGCCATTAAATCTGGCACTACTACCATATTCAATCTTCATTCTAGTCCTAATTGCATAGATGATTCTCTTAATGACGTTGCGGATGCTTTTCTAGACACAGGTATGAGAGGTGTAATAGCATATGAGATCAGCAATAGAAAAGGCGAAAAAGACGCTGAAAAAATGTTTGAAGTAAATGCTAATTTTGTAACTCAAAATGCATCTAATTCTCTCATTAATGGAATGATAGGTCTATACAATGTAAACGAAGTTTCAGATGCTTTACTAACTAAAATTAGTAATTTTGGCAAGAAAACTGGTTGCGGACTTATGCTGCATCTCTCAGAGACTGGTACAGAAGATGACTATTCAATTGCTAAATTCAAAAAATACACAATTGACAGATTGAATGATCATGGTCTACTTAATGCAAAAACTCTTCTTGTTGGTGCAAATAATTTGGATGAATACGAAGCTGATGTCTTGGTCCGAACTGAAGCAAATGTGGTGCTAACTCCTTCATCTTCTCTTTACAAGAGCTTTGAATTTCCTCCAATTGATTTGTATGTCGATAAAAATATTCCGTTAAGTTTCGGTACTGACGGTATTTTTCACTCAATATCTGGTGAAGCTGATTTTGCTAACAGACTTTTTAAGCAACACTTGAATACTTTTGATAGAGGGAATAAGGAAGTAAGCAATATATTGATGAATACAAATTATAAAATTGCTAATAAATTTGTTTCAAGAGTAATTGGAGAAATAAAACCAGGTGCAGCTGCTGATCTTATAGCTGTTGATTACCATCCAGAGATTGAAATTAACGATGAAAATCTGTACACTCATTTGATGTTCGGTATTTTACAATCAAGAATTGATACCACAATAGTTGATGGCAAAGTTCTTATGAAAGATTACAAGCTAGTTGAACTTGATATTGATGACATCTTAGAACATTGTAAAACTTTTGCAAATGATTTCAACAGATAG
- a CDS encoding T9SS type A sorting domain-containing protein, translating into MKIKVLLILIISLIVYSVPPFWEFQTTENNHSVFILSEANPRINTTPLVEGDYIGVFYENDGLHYCCGYTAFIPNTTLSLSAWGDDNSTPEKDGLANGETFKWKIFQASTGFVYSANATYAPIGGPLYNQTSNYATDGISGITDLIGQGVSIEEQKPSSSILIKNYPNPFNPETVISFELKGREYVKLAVYNAKGELIRSLVNGILNPGKHVTSFNASDLNSGIYYYIFTAGEEKHSGKMVLVK; encoded by the coding sequence TTGAAAATTAAGGTTTTACTTATACTCATTATAAGTCTTATAGTATACTCTGTTCCACCATTTTGGGAATTTCAGACTACAGAGAACAATCATTCTGTTTTTATTTTATCTGAAGCAAATCCAAGAATTAACACAACACCTCTGGTTGAAGGTGATTATATTGGAGTTTTTTACGAAAATGATGGATTACACTATTGCTGTGGATATACAGCTTTTATACCGAATACTACTCTAAGCTTAAGTGCATGGGGTGATGACAATTCTACACCTGAAAAGGATGGACTGGCAAATGGTGAAACTTTTAAATGGAAAATTTTTCAAGCATCAACAGGATTTGTTTACAGTGCAAATGCAACCTACGCTCCTATTGGTGGACCGCTTTACAACCAAACGTCTAATTACGCAACAGATGGAATAAGCGGAATTACTGATTTAATTGGTCAAGGAGTATCAATTGAAGAACAAAAGCCATCTTCAAGTATTTTAATCAAAAACTATCCCAATCCCTTCAATCCTGAAACAGTGATAAGCTTCGAACTTAAAGGTAGAGAGTATGTAAAACTTGCAGTTTACAATGCTAAAGGCGAATTGATAAGATCACTTGTAAACGGAATATTGAACCCTGGTAAACATGTAACTTCATTTAATGCTTCAGATTTAAACTCTGGGATTTATTATTATATTTTCACGGCAGGTGAGGAAAAACATTCTGGAAAAATGGTTCTTGTGAAATAG
- a CDS encoding peptidylprolyl isomerase: protein MRFLLILIFFLKLSAIEKEDFLIDVCVLQTDSGDVIIELFKNDAPKHCENFIKLIKNRSYEGLAFHRVIPGFMIQTGDPNTKGEKSKDWGSGNKGEEIESEISRIHFRGAVAMARTADEVNPEKKSSGSQFYICVRPQHQLDGEYTVFGRVVLGLEVVDKINYTKTDSTDKPIDTIRITKTYIDKLFDEKQYNWALKKRF, encoded by the coding sequence ATGAGATTTTTATTAATTTTAATATTTTTTTTGAAATTATCAGCTATTGAAAAAGAGGATTTTTTAATTGATGTCTGTGTTTTACAGACAGATAGCGGAGATGTTATTATAGAGTTGTTCAAAAATGATGCACCGAAACATTGTGAAAATTTCATAAAGCTGATAAAAAACAGATCATATGAAGGTCTCGCTTTTCACAGGGTTATTCCAGGATTTATGATACAAACCGGTGACCCAAATACAAAAGGGGAGAAATCAAAAGATTGGGGATCTGGAAATAAAGGAGAAGAAATTGAAAGCGAGATATCAAGAATTCACTTCAGAGGTGCCGTGGCAATGGCAAGAACAGCCGATGAAGTAAATCCTGAAAAAAAATCATCAGGATCTCAGTTTTACATTTGTGTAAGACCACAACATCAGCTTGACGGAGAGTATACTGTTTTTGGGCGGGTAGTTTTGGGCTTGGAAGTGGTAGATAAAATCAACTATACTAAAACTGATTCAACAGATAAACCGATAGATACAATTAGAATAACTAAAACATATATTGATAAGTTATTTGATGAAAAACAATATAATTGGGCTTTAAAAAAAAGGTTTTAG
- a CDS encoding flippase-like domain-containing protein, which yields MRKKNTIIIIKLLVTLIIVIFLFAEINVDELKSNIIKMDTKYLLFALLLLPVNIFFQVYKWYVILRSVEKKRTPIYMILETSLIGILMGFVTPGKTGEMAKFLLIKNEDKFEMAGGTFYEKILDSIWILVFALPPVLSIGNNLDNSSIINRIIIPVICLITFFSIVVVIFNRYKNKNNNLVRNLGKVTGFYKTAGKVRFLQLTIGSLFLFLTYSTQLALLLKAFNGSSFLINLEVSWFSIFLKSLLPISFGDVGIRESAAAYSCKIFLIPIESGVASGFLLFSINVVIPSILGLVLFLRSKRFNN from the coding sequence TTGAGAAAAAAAAATACTATTATCATTATCAAATTATTAGTAACATTAATTATTGTAATTTTTCTTTTTGCTGAGATAAATGTAGATGAATTGAAAAGTAACATAATCAAAATGGATACAAAATATCTTCTTTTTGCTTTATTATTACTACCAGTAAATATTTTTTTCCAAGTTTATAAGTGGTATGTAATACTTAGATCAGTAGAAAAAAAAAGAACACCAATATATATGATTCTAGAAACATCGTTAATAGGAATTTTGATGGGCTTTGTTACTCCAGGGAAAACAGGTGAGATGGCAAAATTTCTGTTAATTAAAAATGAAGATAAGTTTGAAATGGCAGGGGGTACATTTTATGAGAAAATTCTTGATTCAATATGGATCTTAGTATTTGCTTTGCCTCCAGTTTTATCAATTGGAAACAATCTAGACAATAGTAGTATCATAAATCGTATCATAATTCCTGTGATTTGTCTAATAACTTTTTTCAGCATAGTTGTTGTGATATTTAACAGATACAAGAACAAGAATAATAATCTAGTGAGAAACTTAGGAAAAGTTACAGGTTTTTACAAGACGGCAGGTAAAGTGAGATTTCTTCAGCTTACGATAGGTTCATTATTCCTATTTTTGACTTATTCTACTCAGTTAGCATTATTGTTAAAAGCTTTCAATGGCTCATCTTTTTTAATAAATTTAGAAGTTTCTTGGTTCTCTATATTTTTAAAATCTCTTCTTCCAATTAGTTTTGGTGATGTAGGTATTAGAGAAAGTGCTGCGGCTTATTCTTGTAAAATCTTTTTAATTCCAATTGAATCTGGAGTAGCTTCAGGTTTTTTATTATTTTCAATAAATGTTGTAATTCCAAGTATACTTGGATTAGTTCTTTTTTTAAGAAGTAAAAGGTTCAATAATTAA